One window from the genome of Nisaea sediminum encodes:
- the cobU gene encoding bifunctional adenosylcobinamide kinase/adenosylcobinamide-phosphate guanylyltransferase, translating to MTQDGAGVTLVLGGARSGKSRYAEALCRAESGERIYIATAEARDAEMRARVAQHKAERAGDGWRTIEETMDLAGVLVREGAPDRVLLVDCLTLWLTNHLLAGSDVETEISRLADTVSARPGRLVLVANEVGFGIVPENRLARQFRDHAGRLNQRIAAAADEVTLVVAGLPVSVKGG from the coding sequence ATGACGCAGGACGGAGCCGGGGTGACGCTGGTGCTCGGCGGAGCGAGATCGGGCAAGAGCCGCTATGCCGAAGCGCTTTGCCGCGCCGAATCCGGCGAGCGGATCTATATCGCGACCGCCGAGGCGCGGGATGCGGAAATGCGCGCGCGCGTCGCGCAGCACAAGGCGGAGCGCGCCGGGGACGGCTGGCGTACGATCGAGGAGACCATGGATCTTGCGGGCGTGCTCGTGCGCGAGGGGGCGCCCGACAGGGTGCTGCTGGTCGATTGCCTGACGCTCTGGCTGACCAACCACCTGCTCGCGGGCTCGGACGTCGAGACGGAGATCTCGAGGCTGGCGGACACTGTCTCGGCCCGGCCCGGAAGGCTGGTACTGGTGGCGAATGAGGTCGGCTTCGGGATCGTTCCGGAGAACAGGCTGGCGCGGCAGTTCCGCGACCATGCGGGGCGGCTGAACCAGCGCATCGCCGCCGCGGCGGACGAGGTTACGCTCGTCGTCGCCGGATTGCCTGTATCGGTAAAGGGGGGATGA
- the cbiB gene encoding adenosylcobinamide-phosphate synthase CbiB, producing the protein MAEDFFTGTSGILCIALLIDALVGDPPGLWNRLPHPVVLFGRAIAWGEARLNDPALPGAERRRRGILLLAALLTGAAATGWLLHRAVAGLPYGWLLEAAIASVFLAQRSLYDHVRAVAIGFGEDGLDGARRAVSMIVGRDPERLDEAGICRAAIETAAENFSDGVVAPAFWYLLAGLPGLLAYKALNTADSMIGHRSARYLDFGRAAARLDDFANYLPARLSAVLFWAAALALPDADPATSYRATLRDAGKHRSPNAGWPEAATAGALGLRLAGPRVYGGETVEDAWMGHGRAEAAPGDILRTLSLFRLACLALMLAVAMIGLLSF; encoded by the coding sequence ATGGCTGAGGATTTCTTCACCGGGACGAGTGGCATTCTCTGCATTGCGCTGCTCATCGATGCGCTCGTCGGCGATCCGCCGGGCCTCTGGAACCGGCTGCCGCACCCGGTGGTTCTGTTCGGCCGGGCCATCGCGTGGGGGGAGGCGCGGCTTAACGATCCCGCTCTGCCTGGCGCCGAGCGGCGCCGCCGCGGCATCCTTCTGCTCGCGGCTCTCCTGACCGGCGCGGCGGCGACGGGATGGCTGCTGCACCGCGCGGTCGCGGGTCTTCCCTATGGATGGCTTCTGGAAGCGGCGATCGCATCGGTCTTTCTCGCCCAGCGCAGTCTCTACGATCACGTCCGCGCCGTCGCCATCGGGTTCGGAGAGGACGGGCTCGACGGAGCGCGCAGGGCCGTGTCGATGATCGTCGGGCGCGACCCGGAGCGGCTCGACGAGGCCGGGATCTGCCGGGCGGCGATCGAGACGGCGGCGGAAAATTTCTCCGACGGCGTGGTGGCGCCCGCCTTCTGGTACCTGCTGGCGGGGCTCCCCGGCCTGCTCGCCTACAAGGCGCTGAACACGGCCGACAGCATGATCGGGCACCGGAGCGCGCGCTATCTCGATTTCGGCCGGGCCGCGGCGCGGCTCGACGATTTCGCGAATTATCTCCCGGCGCGGCTCTCGGCGGTGCTGTTCTGGGCGGCGGCCCTCGCGCTCCCGGACGCCGATCCGGCCACCTCCTACAGGGCGACCCTGAGGGATGCCGGGAAGCACCGCTCTCCCAATGCCGGCTGGCCGGAGGCGGCGACGGCCGGCGCGCTCGGGCTGCGCCTCGCCGGGCCGCGGGTCTATGGCGGAGAGACGGTCGAGGATGCCTGGATGGGTCACGGCCGGGCGGAGGCCGCTCCGGGCGACATCCTCCGTACCCTGTCGCTCTTTCGTCTGGCCTGCCTCGCGCTGATGCTCGCCGTTGCCATGATCGGGCTGCTTTCCTTCTGA